AGCCTTTCCAAGTATTGGTTTAACACTGGATTGATGTTGATTGATTTCTGTTCAATTAATAATGGATTGATGCTAAAGTTTGTTAATCTCTACAGGCATTAAATCAACTATGTGATATCATTGTTGAACCACTCAGGGACCGGATTGTCACAGGGCTCCTTCAAGCATCATTGGTCTGAGCCTTATCCTCTCTTCATATGTGGTATTTCCATATATCACTGAGTTTCCTAAGTTATAATTTGACCCATTGCCAGGATGGATTACTCCGAGTTATACTAGATGGAGGCCAATCACGTGTCTTTTCCACAGCCGATGCTAAACTATTGGAAGAAGATCTGGAAGTACTAAAGGTGACAGATGCATTTATAAATCCAATGACTTATCATTTAAAATTCAGTTACCTAACTTGAGTGAGTTGCTTGAGACATAGGTAAAATTGGTTGCTGTTGCTGTTATAACTATATAATTTGTCAATATACAGTTACATTGATCTTTTTTTCCCCAGGCATGACCAAAATCAGAGTGGCAATTCCCAACTGCATCAAAGTTATATACCTTCCCCGATTAAACTTGTGATATTTTttccatataattttttatgtgctTTCCAGGAGTTCTTTATTTCTGGAGGAGATGGGCTTCCTCGTGGAGTAGTTGAAAATCAAGTAGCACGAGTCCGGCAAGTGGTGAAGTTGCATGGCCATGAGGTTAGTTCCTGTAAaactatagtttttttttttttttaaatgagaaagTAGATTACTGAATCACATCGGATTGAACTTGGTTAAAGGAAATCCATACAATCATTGTCGTGCAAATCACGAAAATAAACTACTTATGTTTCATGATGATGCTGACTTAATTGTCCACATGGAAGGCTAGCTATCATAAGAAATATGTCAGGTTCCTTGTTTGTCTGTCCACTGTTGCTAAAATAGATCTCATCCCTAAATACAAGTTGCTGATGGACCAAAAACCAGGGGCCAAAGAAATAAATTGTGGAAAAGCTAGAATAAATTGTCGACTCACAAACTACTTAACCATACTCGACTTAATGATGCTGATACCTAATGCAATTCATACTTGGTTGCAGACAAGGGAGTTGATTGAGGACCTGAAATCTTCTAGCGGATTAGAAATGCAGGGCAGTAAAACCAGACTGGGTGCCGATGTGCAGACCCTTCTGAGGATATTATGTCACAGGAGTGACTCTGAGGCGTCTCAGTTCCTCAAGAAACAGTACAAGATACCCAAATCTGCTGCTTAATTAGCATAGCATAATAATCTGACAATGGAAGATGTACAACACAACTAACAAGTTGCTGTTCATTTGTTCTTTTTTACTTATGAAGTGAGCTTTCCATCCCTTTCTGCTTTCATGGGTTATGTAGTTCCCTTCCATCTTGTCTCAACTCAGCCTGCGGATTATTCTTTTGTAATATAGACGACATAAAAGCTTCTTGTAAATTTCATGTGAATTTCGGGCGCATTGTGTACCATGTACCATGTTCCAAATTCCAATAGCTGTGCAATTGATTTGCATTAGTAAAGTTGCCtaaatctcatatatataaGCTAAATAATACaggtatttaatttaataaggaTGAAAAAATTTAGGTATATCGACTCATTCCTATGGttcttccttcttttattttttttaaagtcatTCTTAAAGCTAAAAACccgattttgtttatttttaaaaaaaaaatgttgaatttttagtatagttttattttttttattctaaatttatatttttgtttttgtcgcAAGTAAAATGTCGCCTTTTATGCCTTAAATTCCACCATTAAAACGGTGACGTAGggagttaaaaattaaaacaaatattgaTGCGTAGCTGAAAGTgataaataatgttattttggAATGGGATGGGGATCAAGTGACACTTCCCAATAGTTGAAGGGGGTAAATGTAATAAACCCAACAAACAGAAGCAAGCGACAGACGGCCGAACCCCTCCTGGCTCCCTCTCCCCTTGTTTATTCCGCTTCGTTTCCGGTCTACGCTTTCCAGCCTTCCCCTTCAAATCAAAACcctacatctctctctctctctctctctctctctctctctgccctaGATGTCATTTGGAGTTGTTGCAGCCATTCGCAGGTCCAAATTTCGAGTATTTCCTTCATCACCGTTGTTCCTCTCCAGAATACTTCCATCCATCATCTTCAGCAGtgattcttcttcctctttccaaCCGCCGCAgtctttattcttcttcctcaccgGTAGCAATGGCGGTCTCAATCGCAGTGTGAGTCTGCCCCGGTGGTCTTGCCGCTGCTATCATGATGGGAGGCCGAGAGGACCTCTCTGGAGGAGCAAAAAAATTATTGGCAAGGAAGCTCTTTTCGTGATATTGTGCTTGAAGAGATTCAAGGATGACCAAGAGAAGCTTGATAAGTTCATTAAAACCCACGTCCTAAGGCTGTTGAAGCTCGACCTCATTGCTGTCCTCTCTGAACTGCAGCGCCAAGAAGAGGTCTCTCTGGCCCTCCTGGTAAtctatcttctttttcttctatttgAATTTATTGGCTGGCACAATCCTTCTGTTGGTTAATCCCAAGTTCCAACATGTAAACGCATCTCTCTCTCACTATCACTACTTAGTTTCAGCCTTGTTGACTATATcaaatttgtttgttttcttttcttacagCCTATGTACTTTcttgaataaaattctagaattaaTTCGATCTATACCTTTTCAAATGACCGATTTTTAGTTCTCTAAAGTCTGAAGCTAGTAATGTGAATGCAAATACCTTCTTGTTATATAAATGTTTTAATCTGAAATCCATATCTACCCAACTTTTGATCTTTGAAGAATGAATTTGTTGTCGCAAATATtcaaattacaattttaaatcCTTAGTTTTGAGATTAGCATGTCAGATTTCCATTTTGGTTTGAGATCCATTATGCTGCGCAAGCATCTGCCACCTTATGTCTTAGCTTGATAGTTCTTTTTCCTTGacaattttgggttttagtcatGATGCAGAGGTTCtatattttattgttaagaGGGGGGAAGGAGATTTTGGTTTGGCCCGATTATCTGCTCAGTTGCAATTTCATCTATTATTATTGCCTTGGTGGTGGTATCCTGAATAAGTTATTTGTCAAATAGATAAATGGTTTTATATCAATGCATCTTGTACATGTTCTTACTTCATATCGAAATCCTTTATGTTTGCTTACTTTGTGTATGTCTTTTAACAAAATCATCTGTCTTGATTCTTGTAACTATTATAATGTTCTGTACACTCATCAGATCTTTAGGGTTATTCAAAAACAAGACTGGTATAAGCCTGATGTCTTCCTCTACAAGGACCTGATTATTGCATTATCAAAATGTAAGAAAATGGATGATGCAACGCAATTATGGGAAATCATGAGAAAGGAAGGCTTATTTCCTGACAGCCAAACATACACTGAAGTTATTCGTGGCTTCTTGAGGTGTGGATCTCCTGCGGATGCCATGAACATTTATGAGGACATGAAGAATTCGCCAGATCCACCAGAGGAGTTGCCATTTAGGATATTGTTGAAGGGTCTTCTGCCACACCCTCTCTTGAGAAACAGAGTAAAGCAAGATTTTGAGGAAATTTTTCCTGATAGCCATATGTATGATCCTCCAGAAGAAATATTTGGATTGCGCTAAGGTGTGTAGTTTGTAATTTGCCTACATTTTTGTGGACTGTTCTGATGCACAAATTGATTCCTTAACTGGActtgttattaatttaagtgCTGGCCTTTCTATGGTTTTTATGTACCTGATTCTTTTTTATGCAGCAACTAAGGTTTCATCAACCTGGAAACAGTGGATCCAGTGTTGACCTAGATAAAGGAATTATATAGCTGTGCTTTGTCCTCCGCACATCCAGAATTGCTTGGCCAAAACattgaaccaaaccaaaccacttgGGAAAAAGTTTTCAGAAATTGAAAAGCAGAAAGTTTTCTGATTGATTACCTTGTCAGATGatatgagaattaaaatttctttaCCTAAGATACTTGAGAAGAATCTGTAAGTTTCTACATAACTGCAATTGTTTCACGATATTTAATGTTCTATAAATAATTAAGCTCTGCATTGTGGGCCTTGAAGTTAGT
This window of the Diospyros lotus cultivar Yz01 chromosome 5, ASM1463336v1, whole genome shotgun sequence genome carries:
- the LOC127801975 gene encoding protein THYLAKOID ASSEMBLY 8-like, chloroplastic isoform X2, coding for MSFGVVAAIRRSKFRVFPSSPLFLSRILPSIIFSSDSSSSFQPPQSLFFFLTGSNGGLNRSVSLPRWSCRCYHDGRPRGPLWRSKKIIGKEALFVILCLKRFKDDQEKLDKFIKTHVLRLLKLDLIAVLSELQRQEEVSLALLKMDDATQLWEIMRKEGLFPDSQTYTEVIRGFLRCGSPADAMNIYEDMKNSPDPPEELPFRILLKGLLPHPLLRNRVKQDFEEIFPDSHMYDPPEEIFGLR
- the LOC127801975 gene encoding protein THYLAKOID ASSEMBLY 8-like, chloroplastic isoform X1, whose protein sequence is MSFGVVAAIRRSKFRVFPSSPLFLSRILPSIIFSSDSSSSFQPPQSLFFFLTGSNGGLNRSVSLPRWSCRCYHDGRPRGPLWRSKKIIGKEALFVILCLKRFKDDQEKLDKFIKTHVLRLLKLDLIAVLSELQRQEEVSLALLIFRVIQKQDWYKPDVFLYKDLIIALSKCKKMDDATQLWEIMRKEGLFPDSQTYTEVIRGFLRCGSPADAMNIYEDMKNSPDPPEELPFRILLKGLLPHPLLRNRVKQDFEEIFPDSHMYDPPEEIFGLR